In Streptomyces sp. NBC_00341, the DNA window TATGAGGGAGCCGAGGGCGGAGTAGACGGTGAGTTGCACCGTCACCCAGAAGGCCCCCAGCAGGTCGTAACCATCAAGAAAGTCGAACACGATCTCCCGCGCTTCCGCGTGTAGGAGGGCACGGCGCGCCGCCGTCAGTGGCGGCGCGCCCGGTCAGCCCTGCTTCACTTGACGACGTTGCCGATCTTGGGGGCGGGCTCGTTCTTGTAGTTCGCCGGGCCGAAGTTGGCCTTCACGGCCTTCTCCCACGAACCGTCCGAGACCATCTTGGTCAGCGCGTCGTTGATCTTCTTCTTGAGGTCGGCGTCGCCCTTCTTCAGGCCGATGCCGTAGTTCTCGTTGGTCATCTTGAGGCCGGCCAGCTTGAACTTGCCCTTGTTGGCGTCCTGCGAGGCGTAGCCGGCCAGGATGCTGTCGTCCGTGGTCAGCGCGTCAACGGCCTTGTTCTCCAAGCCGGTCAGGCACTCCGAGTAGCCGCCGTACTCCTGGAGCTGCGCCTTCGGGGCCAGGGTGTCGTGGATGTTCTGCGCCGAGGTCGAGCCGGTGACCGAGCAGAGCTTCTTGTTGTTCAGGTCCTTCGCCGACTTGATCGAGGTGTCGTCCGCGCGGACCAGGATGTCCTGGTGGGCGAGGAGGTACGGACCCGCGAAGTCGACCTTCTTCAGCCGCTCGTCGTTGATCGAGTAGGAGGCGGCGATGAACTTCACGTCACCGCGGTCGATCGACGTCTCGCGGTCGGCGCTCTTGGTCTCCTTGAACTCGATGTTCTTGGCGTCGTAGCCGAGTTCCTTGGCGACGTACGTGGCGACATCGACGTCGAAGCCGGTGAACTTGCCGTCCGGCGTCTTCAGGCCGATACCCGGCTGGTCGATCTTGATGCCGATGGTGATCTTCTTGCCGCCGCCCGAGCCGGACGAATCGTCCTTGTCGTCGGAGCCACAGGCGGTGGCGGTCAGAGCGAGGGCGAGCACGGCGGCCGAGGCGGCAGTGACCTTACGAAGCTGCATGTTGAAATTCCCTAGAGTTGACGCGATGTGAGTGATCAGCCGGTCCGGAAACCGGCGCTGAAGGCTCCATCAGTGGTGAAGGATCTTCGACAGGAAGTCCTTGGCCCGGTCACTGCGCGGGTTGCTGAAGAACTGGTCGGGCACGGCCTCTTCGACGATCTTCCCGTCCGCCATGAAGATGACCCGGTTCGCCGCGGAGCGGGCGAAACCCATCTCATGGGTGACGACGACCATGGTCATGCCCTCGCGGGCGAGCTGCTGCATGACCTCCAGCACCTCGTTGATCATCTCCGGGTCGAGCGCGGAGGTCGGCTCGTCGAACAGCATGACCTTGGGGTCCATCGCCAACGCCCGTGCGATCGCCACGCGTTGCTGCTGACCGCCGGAGAGCTGCGACGGGTACTTGTCGGCCTGGGTCCCCACGCCCACCCGGTCGAGCAGCGAACGCGCCTTGTCCT includes these proteins:
- a CDS encoding glutamate ABC transporter substrate-binding protein, whose protein sequence is MQLRKVTAASAAVLALALTATACGSDDKDDSSGSGGGKKITIGIKIDQPGIGLKTPDGKFTGFDVDVATYVAKELGYDAKNIEFKETKSADRETSIDRGDVKFIAASYSINDERLKKVDFAGPYLLAHQDILVRADDTSIKSAKDLNNKKLCSVTGSTSAQNIHDTLAPKAQLQEYGGYSECLTGLENKAVDALTTDDSILAGYASQDANKGKFKLAGLKMTNENYGIGLKKGDADLKKKINDALTKMVSDGSWEKAVKANFGPANYKNEPAPKIGNVVK